A single window of Leptospira semungkisensis DNA harbors:
- a CDS encoding ferredoxin-NADP reductase: MKPVREPQINIFKKSSPLKARVISNELLTPEPGKGKRPKKEGESLIHRITLAIDHGQYPYVIGQSGGIIPPGEDPEKKAKGLADASFTVRLYSIASPSYSFGMKEDTIEFVIKRDNVYDADGNVQFKGVCSNYVCDLKEGDEVIMTGPSGKKFLLPTADFSGDIMFLATGTGIAPFIGMSEELLEHKLINFTGNIILVYGAPYSDELVLMEYLKGLEQKFPNFKLVTAISREEKNPFDGGRMYISHRVKMLEAEVKKVLSSGGRFYICGGPKGMEKGVIEEIQKIDGNSSTYEEFKHHLEGAHQLFVETY, from the coding sequence ATGAAGCCAGTTAGAGAGCCGCAAATCAATATATTCAAAAAATCGAGCCCGCTGAAGGCGAGAGTGATCAGCAATGAACTTCTTACGCCTGAACCTGGCAAAGGCAAACGCCCTAAGAAAGAAGGCGAATCACTGATCCATAGGATCACATTAGCGATCGATCACGGACAATATCCTTATGTGATCGGTCAATCTGGCGGTATTATTCCTCCTGGGGAAGATCCTGAGAAAAAAGCGAAAGGCCTTGCTGATGCAAGCTTTACAGTTCGTTTATATTCGATTGCTTCTCCTAGCTATTCTTTCGGAATGAAAGAAGACACAATCGAATTCGTTATCAAAAGAGATAACGTGTATGATGCAGATGGCAATGTTCAGTTCAAAGGAGTTTGCTCCAACTACGTTTGCGATCTGAAAGAAGGCGACGAGGTTATCATGACCGGTCCTTCTGGAAAGAAATTCCTTCTTCCTACTGCTGACTTTAGCGGAGACATCATGTTCCTTGCTACAGGAACTGGAATCGCTCCTTTCATCGGAATGAGTGAAGAGCTCTTAGAACACAAACTTATCAACTTCACAGGTAATATCATTCTTGTATATGGAGCTCCTTATTCAGACGAGCTCGTACTCATGGAATATCTAAAAGGACTGGAGCAGAAGTTTCCTAACTTCAAACTAGTGACTGCAATTTCAAGAGAGGAAAAAAATCCTTTCGATGGCGGCAGAATGTATATCTCTCACCGAGTCAAAATGTTAGAAGCAGAAGTGAAGAAGGTTCTTTCTTCCGGTGGACGTTTCTATATTTGCGGTGGTCCGAAAGGAATGGAAAAAGGAGTGATCGAAGAGATCCAAAAGATCGATGGAAATTCTTCTACTTACGAAGAATTCAAACATCATTTGGAAGGAGCTCACCAGCTCTTCGTTGAAACCTACTAA
- the lpxD gene encoding UDP-3-O-(3-hydroxymyristoyl)glucosamine N-acyltransferase, with translation MARYTLDELASKISGAKIENCADPKKVFAESVSPVSPGTPNSISFLANKKMLSDAKKTASSIVLTTSEFSKELEVPCLVVDKPDLILAQVLDLIYPPHQFGSKIEENAYVHPSAKIGKNCYIGNFASVSENAVIGDNTILEDGVRIGRGTKIGEGSHLGPNTVIHHEVIIGKRFRSHGNATIGGDGFRFVFANGKHNKIPQVGTVIVGDDVEIGSNSAIDRGGLENTVIGDGCKFDNLVHIGHNCVLGKNVVIAGYTGVAGSTTIGDNVTIGGGCGLADHISIPSGTIVGGGTSVRNTITKPDIYVGWDYGLTFPEFQKLRVNIKNVVNFQKWARRIKGIESKLGISSED, from the coding sequence ATGGCTAGATATACTCTAGACGAACTCGCTTCTAAGATCTCTGGAGCGAAGATTGAAAATTGTGCGGACCCTAAGAAAGTATTCGCGGAGTCCGTATCTCCGGTGAGTCCCGGAACTCCTAACAGTATTAGTTTTCTTGCAAATAAGAAGATGTTGTCCGATGCGAAAAAGACTGCATCCAGTATTGTGCTTACTACTTCCGAATTTTCCAAAGAATTGGAAGTTCCTTGCTTGGTCGTTGATAAGCCTGACTTGATCCTTGCTCAAGTTTTGGATCTGATCTATCCTCCTCATCAATTCGGATCCAAGATAGAAGAGAACGCTTACGTTCATCCTTCTGCCAAGATAGGAAAGAATTGCTATATCGGAAATTTTGCTTCAGTCAGCGAGAATGCGGTGATCGGAGACAATACGATCTTAGAAGACGGAGTTAGGATCGGTAGAGGAACTAAGATTGGCGAAGGTTCTCATCTGGGACCGAACACCGTCATTCATCACGAAGTTATTATAGGAAAAAGATTTCGTTCTCATGGAAACGCTACCATAGGTGGAGATGGATTCCGTTTCGTATTCGCAAATGGAAAACATAACAAGATCCCTCAGGTAGGAACAGTGATCGTTGGCGATGATGTTGAGATAGGTTCCAATAGCGCAATCGATAGAGGCGGTTTGGAAAATACAGTCATCGGAGACGGATGTAAATTCGATAACCTGGTGCATATTGGTCACAACTGCGTGCTAGGTAAGAATGTAGTGATTGCCGGTTACACAGGTGTCGCGGGCTCTACCACGATCGGAGACAATGTTACCATCGGAGGAGGCTGTGGTCTCGCAGATCATATCAGCATTCCAAGTGGAACAATTGTTGGAGGTGGAACTTCCGTTAGGAATACCATCACCAAGCCGGATATTTATGTAGGTTGGGATTACGGTCTTACTTTTCCTGAATTCCAAAAGCTTCGTGTGAATATTAAGAATGTGGTGAATTTCCAGAAATGGGCCCGTAGGATCAAAGGGATTGAGTCAAAACTGGGCATAAGCTCCGAAGACTGA
- a CDS encoding YbaB/EbfC family nucleoid-associated protein, giving the protein MFENLKNASEIFSKMGEMRGKMEEIKKRISNLRVVGDAGAGMVQVTSTGDGTIVDVKINRTLFDSEDNKMMEDLVLAATNDALNKAKQAAEYELKSVTGGLDLSEISKLFGGNFG; this is encoded by the coding sequence ATGTTCGAAAATCTTAAGAATGCTTCCGAGATCTTTTCCAAGATGGGCGAGATGCGCGGAAAGATGGAAGAGATTAAAAAGAGAATCTCGAACCTGAGAGTCGTTGGTGACGCAGGTGCGGGAATGGTCCAGGTTACTTCTACAGGAGATGGGACCATTGTGGACGTAAAGATCAATCGTACTCTATTTGATTCAGAAGACAATAAGATGATGGAAGACCTAGTCCTCGCCGCGACGAACGATGCGCTCAACAAAGCGAAACAAGCTGCGGAATATGAACTCAAATCCGTAACTGGCGGCCTAGACTTATCGGAGATTTCCAAATTATTCGGCGGTAACTTTGGCTGA
- a CDS encoding deaminase translates to MKAEIIQSVLSSFLERFAEIRSENLHEIPSFTQIYKEKDLICEAFNSVETSEDSALHSEVIAITKAKEIRKERYLNECFLITTLEPCLMCGGSILLSRIPHVAYLVPAKQGEGISSIPVETIYSRNFFPELLLLKSEEITEIFKTFFKDKRN, encoded by the coding sequence ATGAAGGCTGAAATAATACAATCTGTTCTCTCTTCCTTTCTAGAACGTTTTGCCGAAATACGTTCGGAAAATTTACACGAGATCCCGAGTTTCACACAGATTTACAAAGAGAAAGACTTAATTTGCGAAGCCTTTAATTCTGTGGAAACTTCTGAAGATTCAGCCTTACATAGCGAAGTCATTGCCATCACTAAGGCCAAAGAGATCCGTAAAGAAAGATATCTAAACGAATGTTTTTTAATCACTACTTTAGAGCCATGCTTAATGTGTGGAGGCTCCATTCTACTTTCCAGAATACCTCATGTGGCTTATCTCGTGCCGGCAAAGCAAGGAGAAGGGATCTCTTCTATTCCTGTAGAGACAATCTATAGTCGTAATTTTTTTCCGGAGCTTCTTCTTCTTAAATCAGAAGAGATAACCGAGATCTTCAAAACTTTCTTCAAGGATAAGAGAAATTAA
- the dnaX gene encoding DNA polymerase III subunit gamma/tau, whose amino-acid sequence MAGNHEVLSRKYRPQRFRDVIHQNLAIGALQNAVKSGKIGHAYIFFGPRGVGKTTIARIFAKRLNCQNPIDNEPCNECDSCMEITKGISGDVLEIDAASNRGIENIRELRDNVKFTPMGGKYKVYIIDEVHMLTDQSFNALLKTLEEPPAHVVFVLATTEYHKIPETILSRCQDFIFKKVPLSVLQDYAENLCKEENTKYDSEGLFWVAKKGDGSVRDMLSFMEQALVFTDNRLLGSEIRKMIGYHGIDFLSDFIKSLLASDNHSKSLEIIEGLYQEGQDIFKFLWDSIEFTHTLCLLKDSVADSESANYPREDLQKMRKDFESFDLVSLNKLSFRLFELFEKAKNLRLRNSFEIKIFIEIQIKKLTEDLAKPSLSGLVDRINHLILMIQEPDSGSSILSDSLQKSVSTPPKEAPNPKPVQVQAESKTQAEPAKAKPETLGISALEDMAKEVSSEDAEWEKSFKNEFLGTDVDPSKVPKIGL is encoded by the coding sequence ATGGCCGGAAATCACGAAGTTCTCTCACGTAAGTACCGCCCTCAAAGATTTCGAGATGTAATTCACCAGAACCTCGCAATCGGAGCCTTGCAGAATGCGGTTAAGTCCGGCAAGATAGGTCACGCCTATATTTTTTTCGGGCCAAGAGGAGTGGGCAAGACCACGATCGCCCGTATCTTTGCAAAGAGACTGAACTGTCAAAACCCGATAGATAATGAGCCTTGCAATGAATGCGATTCTTGCATGGAAATTACAAAAGGAATTTCAGGAGATGTGCTTGAGATAGATGCAGCGAGCAATCGAGGTATCGAGAATATCAGAGAGCTAAGAGATAACGTAAAGTTCACTCCGATGGGCGGTAAGTATAAAGTGTACATCATAGATGAGGTACACATGCTAACCGACCAATCTTTCAATGCATTACTAAAGACGTTAGAAGAGCCACCGGCCCACGTTGTGTTCGTGCTCGCTACTACCGAATATCATAAGATCCCTGAAACCATTCTATCCCGTTGTCAGGATTTTATTTTTAAGAAGGTTCCTCTTTCAGTTCTCCAAGACTATGCAGAGAATCTATGTAAAGAAGAGAACACCAAGTACGACTCCGAAGGATTATTTTGGGTCGCAAAGAAGGGAGACGGTTCTGTTCGAGACATGCTCTCTTTTATGGAGCAAGCATTAGTTTTTACTGATAATCGTTTGCTCGGTTCAGAAATCAGAAAAATGATCGGATACCACGGTATCGATTTTCTTTCCGATTTTATTAAAAGTCTTTTAGCTTCTGACAATCATTCCAAGTCGTTAGAAATCATCGAAGGTCTTTACCAAGAAGGCCAAGACATCTTTAAATTTCTTTGGGATTCGATCGAATTCACTCATACACTTTGTCTTCTCAAAGACTCCGTTGCGGATTCAGAATCTGCAAATTATCCTAGAGAAGATCTACAAAAGATGAGAAAAGATTTCGAATCCTTCGATCTCGTTTCTTTGAATAAACTTTCTTTCCGCTTATTCGAGCTGTTTGAGAAAGCAAAAAACTTACGTCTTCGCAATTCATTCGAGATCAAGATCTTCATAGAAATCCAAATCAAAAAACTGACGGAAGATTTAGCGAAACCTAGTCTTTCCGGTTTGGTCGATCGGATCAATCATCTCATTCTGATGATCCAAGAACCTGATTCTGGATCTTCTATTTTGTCCGACTCTTTGCAAAAATCGGTTTCTACTCCACCTAAAGAAGCTCCTAACCCAAAGCCGGTTCAGGTTCAGGCGGAGTCTAAAACTCAGGCTGAACCTGCTAAAGCAAAACCGGAAACGCTAGGAATTTCTGCTCTAGAAGATATGGCTAAAGAAGTTTCTTCTGAAGACGCAGAATGGGAAAAGTCCTTTAAGAATGAATTTCTTGGCACGGATGTAGATCCGTCCAAGGTTCCCAAGATAGGACTCTGA
- a CDS encoding transcriptional coactivator p15/PC4 family protein yields MSVVRDIDKGKGEIIRVEISEFKGNKYLNLRVWYTDSEGEYKPTQKGIAIPVGLYSEVKDAILAAESLLS; encoded by the coding sequence ATGAGTGTAGTTCGAGATATAGACAAAGGCAAAGGTGAAATCATCCGAGTTGAGATTTCCGAATTCAAAGGAAACAAGTATCTAAACCTAAGAGTTTGGTACACAGACAGCGAAGGGGAATACAAACCTACTCAAAAAGGTATCGCTATTCCGGTTGGTTTGTACTCGGAAGTAAAGGACGCTATTCTCGCTGCGGAAAGTTTGCTAAGCTAA
- the recR gene encoding recombination mediator RecR: MAEHLIEGMVNALSSLPGIGRKSAYRISFHLLRQDPAVFNGFIQSISDVKGRIRFCARCGSYSEEEICNLCSSDKRESHTVCVVEQPEDVFFIENTGEFKGRYHVLNGVISPLEGIGPQDLRIRELLERIQPEEIKEVLVATNPTLEGDATADYIHHQLKNYNVTVTRIAYGITVGGSIELADQYTLGRAIRSRLKL, encoded by the coding sequence TTGGCTGAGCATTTAATCGAAGGAATGGTAAATGCACTCTCTTCTCTACCTGGTATTGGTAGAAAGAGCGCATATCGTATTAGTTTTCATTTACTGCGTCAGGATCCGGCAGTATTTAACGGATTCATCCAAAGCATTTCGGATGTAAAAGGAAGAATACGATTTTGCGCTCGTTGTGGTTCCTATTCGGAAGAAGAGATCTGTAATCTTTGTAGTTCAGATAAAAGAGAAAGCCATACAGTTTGTGTGGTAGAACAACCCGAAGATGTATTCTTCATCGAAAATACCGGCGAATTCAAGGGTAGATACCATGTACTCAACGGAGTCATCTCCCCTTTAGAAGGTATTGGTCCACAAGATCTCAGAATCAGGGAATTATTGGAAAGAATCCAACCGGAAGAAATCAAAGAAGTCCTAGTCGCTACTAACCCTACTTTAGAAGGCGATGCCACCGCCGATTATATTCATCATCAATTAAAAAATTATAATGTAACAGTAACAAGGATCGCTTACGGGATCACCGTGGGAGGATCGATAGAATTGGCCGACCAATACACTTTGGGCCGAGCTATCCGTTCTCGTTTGAAACTTTAG
- a CDS encoding anti-sigma factor antagonist (This anti-anti-sigma factor, or anti-sigma factor antagonist, belongs to a family that includes characterized members SpoIIAA, RsbV, RsfA, and RsfB.), producing MILSAKLLRPAGSPAKTNTLLIRLNSPTGPANSQRQPLVLGLALDRSWSMKGSKMDAVVQASSSLVNWLTRRDFLTAVAYAEDVQVIQPLVPLAEKNSVIHRLNSIQVGTSTNLSGGWLHVLRTLELHPLADGYKRVILLTDGNPTLGIKDPVQLIQIASDAYKKGISTTVIGFGNDFNEILLKEIAESGGGNFYYVETPEETGDIFFKEFGDIGTLYAQSIELRVEFPKGMDYHDVVSEVSSYLEPDPEEAGRSKSLVIEVGDMRADDVKSIVVQMRPTKKDTPENIKISASYYELSEGAKLEQKSFDLALDWKDESGKEDADVVVEATIAKTGKGLRKAGTLLKEGYTEESIGLLNDLIKEINEKEELAPEVLQTLGFRVSSLKNRILENSPSAAKHLVASASELQYGTQESFPDDGVEYHDQIYCFRSAEDIDLYRCPEIKGSIQEKMKEGYRYIVFNLSKSSYIDSSAIGMLIQIAGWLRKRGGELIVSNLRASVKKVFSITRLESHIRSAETEEEAQSLLQAWIESKV from the coding sequence ATGATTCTTTCGGCCAAACTTCTGAGACCGGCCGGTTCTCCCGCAAAGACCAATACCCTTCTTATACGATTGAACTCTCCTACTGGGCCTGCAAATTCTCAGAGGCAACCTCTCGTTCTTGGCTTGGCCTTGGATAGAAGTTGGTCCATGAAAGGAAGTAAGATGGATGCAGTAGTACAGGCCTCTTCTTCTCTTGTGAATTGGCTAACCCGAAGAGATTTTCTAACTGCAGTTGCTTATGCAGAGGATGTTCAGGTCATTCAACCCTTAGTTCCTCTTGCCGAAAAAAATTCTGTCATACATCGTTTGAATTCCATACAAGTGGGAACTTCTACCAATTTAAGCGGTGGTTGGTTGCATGTTCTAAGAACTTTAGAACTTCATCCACTCGCAGACGGTTATAAGAGAGTCATACTTTTAACGGATGGAAATCCTACCCTGGGCATCAAGGATCCTGTCCAACTGATTCAAATCGCTTCAGACGCGTATAAGAAAGGAATCAGTACAACTGTCATTGGTTTCGGAAATGATTTTAACGAGATTCTTCTGAAAGAGATCGCCGAATCCGGCGGAGGAAATTTCTATTATGTGGAAACTCCCGAAGAGACTGGCGATATTTTCTTTAAGGAATTCGGAGATATAGGTACACTGTACGCTCAATCGATAGAGTTGAGAGTTGAATTTCCGAAGGGAATGGACTATCACGACGTAGTTTCTGAAGTTTCTTCCTACTTGGAACCGGATCCAGAAGAAGCGGGAAGATCCAAATCCTTAGTCATCGAAGTCGGAGACATGAGAGCAGATGATGTGAAAAGCATCGTAGTCCAAATGCGTCCGACTAAAAAAGATACTCCTGAGAATATTAAAATTTCTGCAAGTTACTACGAGCTGAGCGAAGGCGCTAAGCTGGAGCAAAAGAGTTTTGATCTTGCTTTGGATTGGAAAGACGAATCCGGGAAAGAAGACGCAGACGTAGTTGTCGAGGCTACGATTGCTAAGACAGGCAAAGGATTACGAAAAGCCGGAACACTCTTAAAAGAAGGTTATACGGAAGAGTCAATCGGACTACTCAATGATTTGATCAAAGAGATCAACGAGAAGGAAGAGTTGGCTCCTGAAGTATTACAAACATTGGGTTTCCGAGTAAGCTCTTTAAAGAATCGGATCCTCGAAAACTCACCGAGTGCTGCCAAACATTTGGTTGCTTCTGCCTCCGAATTGCAATATGGAACGCAGGAATCCTTTCCGGATGACGGTGTGGAATATCACGATCAGATCTACTGCTTCCGATCCGCAGAGGATATAGATTTGTATAGATGTCCTGAGATCAAGGGCTCTATCCAAGAGAAGATGAAGGAAGGATACAGATATATCGTATTCAATCTATCAAAATCTTCTTATATAGATTCCTCTGCCATTGGGATGTTGATCCAGATTGCGGGCTGGCTAAGAAAGAGAGGAGGAGAATTGATCGTAAGTAATTTACGAGCTTCCGTAAAGAAAGTGTTCTCCATTACAAGATTAGAATCTCATATACGTTCCGCAGAAACAGAAGAAGAAGCGCAGAGCCTGTTACAGGCCTGGATCGAGAGCAAGGTTTAG